From one Leifsonia soli genomic stretch:
- a CDS encoding ABC transporter ATP-binding protein, producing MTETNPVRATAQAGGPVLEVNDLSVDFGVDGVWVPAAKNLNYQIKAGEVLAIVGESGSGKSASSMAILDLLPKNSRVRGSIKLDGRELTGLSQPQMRRVRGRQVAVIFQEPMTALNPVYTVGFQIVETLRIHFGMSPHEAKERALELLAMVELPDPKKAFNSYPHQLSGGQRQRAMIAQSISCDPKLLIADEPTTALDVTVQAEILELLRSLRDRLDSAILLITHDMGVVADLADNIVVMRKGDIVESGTVAQVFAEPKHPYTIALLDAVPHLGQREDEEIDTTAALAAGTEHPDAAFVERIRANERAAQAEHEKAEMDKREVVVDFRNVAIEYPKHGRVPAFRAASDVDLKIHEGEVVGLVGESGSGKTTLGRAAIGLLPIHSGQLVVAGQDISSPSRDEIRKLHRNVGIVFQDPSSSLNPRLQISDSIAEPLRLAKKLKGAELSKEVDRLLDSVELPRAYRSRFPHELSGGQKQRVGIARALSLKPQVLIADEPTSALDVSVQARVLQLMQTLQKEMNFACLFITHDLAVIDVLADRIAVMHHGRLVEVGTRDEILRYPKEAYTQRLLAAVPLPDPEQQRARRALRLELLAAGSDDTAATPGSQQPEPPVAQGL from the coding sequence ATGACCGAGACCAACCCGGTCCGGGCGACGGCGCAGGCCGGCGGCCCCGTCCTCGAGGTGAACGACCTCTCCGTCGACTTCGGTGTGGACGGCGTCTGGGTGCCCGCCGCGAAGAACCTGAACTACCAGATCAAGGCGGGCGAAGTGCTCGCGATCGTGGGCGAGTCCGGTTCGGGGAAGAGTGCGAGCTCGATGGCGATCCTCGACCTCCTGCCCAAGAACTCGCGCGTCCGCGGCTCGATCAAGCTGGACGGCCGCGAGCTGACCGGCCTCAGCCAGCCGCAGATGCGGCGCGTGCGCGGTCGTCAGGTCGCCGTGATCTTCCAGGAGCCGATGACGGCGCTGAACCCCGTGTACACGGTGGGCTTCCAGATCGTCGAGACGCTGCGCATCCACTTCGGCATGTCGCCGCACGAGGCCAAGGAGCGCGCGCTCGAGCTGCTCGCCATGGTCGAGCTGCCCGACCCGAAGAAGGCGTTCAACTCGTACCCGCACCAGCTGTCCGGCGGCCAGCGTCAGCGAGCGATGATCGCCCAGTCGATCTCGTGCGACCCGAAGCTGCTGATCGCGGACGAGCCGACCACCGCGCTCGACGTGACGGTGCAGGCCGAGATCCTGGAGCTGCTGCGCAGCCTCCGCGACCGGCTCGACAGCGCCATCCTGCTGATCACGCACGACATGGGCGTCGTCGCCGACCTCGCCGACAACATCGTCGTGATGCGCAAGGGCGACATCGTCGAGTCGGGCACGGTCGCGCAGGTCTTCGCCGAGCCGAAGCACCCGTACACGATCGCCCTGCTCGACGCGGTGCCGCACCTCGGCCAGCGCGAGGACGAGGAGATCGACACGACGGCCGCCCTCGCCGCCGGCACCGAGCACCCGGACGCCGCATTCGTCGAGCGCATCCGTGCGAACGAACGCGCGGCGCAGGCCGAGCACGAGAAGGCCGAGATGGACAAGCGCGAGGTCGTCGTCGACTTCCGCAACGTCGCGATCGAGTACCCGAAGCACGGCCGCGTGCCTGCGTTCCGCGCGGCGAGCGACGTCGACCTGAAGATCCACGAGGGCGAGGTCGTCGGCCTGGTCGGCGAGTCGGGCTCCGGCAAGACGACGCTCGGCCGCGCCGCGATCGGGCTGTTGCCCATCCACTCCGGTCAGCTCGTCGTCGCCGGACAGGACATCAGCAGCCCGAGCCGCGACGAGATCCGCAAGCTGCACCGCAACGTCGGCATCGTCTTCCAGGACCCGTCGTCGTCGCTGAACCCGCGCCTCCAGATCTCCGACTCCATCGCCGAGCCGCTGCGCCTCGCCAAGAAGCTCAAGGGTGCGGAGCTCTCGAAGGAGGTCGACCGCCTGCTCGACAGCGTCGAGCTGCCGCGCGCCTACCGCAGCCGGTTCCCGCACGAGCTGTCGGGCGGCCAGAAGCAGCGCGTCGGCATCGCCCGAGCGCTGTCGCTGAAGCCGCAGGTGCTCATCGCCGACGAGCCGACGAGCGCGCTGGACGTGTCGGTGCAGGCGCGCGTGCTGCAGCTGATGCAGACCCTCCAGAAGGAGATGAACTTCGCCTGCCTGTTCATCACCCACGACCTCGCCGTCATCGACGTGCTGGCCGACCGCATCGCGGTGATGCACCACGGTCGTCTGGTCGAGGTGGGGACGCGCGACGAGATCCTCCGCTACCCGAAGGAGGCGTACACGCAGCGCCTGCTGGCGGCCGTGCCGCTTCCGGACCCGGAGCAGCAGCGCGCCCGCCGCGCGCTGCGGCTCGAGCTGCTCGCCGCGGGTTCCGACGACACCGCGGCGACGCCGGGGTCGCAGCAGCCCGAGCCGCCGGTCGCGCAGGGGCTCTGA
- a CDS encoding CPBP family intramembrane glutamic endopeptidase → MADALTWAGETPVERAARPRLWWEVAIVLGLSLGQSAIYSIVTIIDRSTQSTPLADQKADVNPVQSSREVFDFLYQVLGNLFPLFAVALVVYLLWQPHRSGFRRIGFDLTRPARDLGGGALLFLVIGIPGILFYAITRLLGITVAVQASTLDAHWWTVPVLVLAALRAALQEEVIVVGYLFTRLRQLGWGTWSIILGAAVLRGSYHLYQGFGPFVGNAIMGTVFGWCYTRWGRVMPLVVAHTIIDIVSFVGYPVAVALFPHIFA, encoded by the coding sequence ATGGCTGACGCGCTGACCTGGGCCGGAGAGACCCCCGTGGAGCGCGCCGCGCGCCCGCGGCTGTGGTGGGAGGTGGCGATCGTGCTCGGGCTCTCGCTCGGGCAATCGGCGATCTACTCCATCGTCACGATCATCGACCGGTCGACGCAGAGCACTCCCCTGGCGGACCAGAAGGCGGACGTCAACCCGGTCCAGTCCAGCCGCGAGGTGTTCGACTTCCTGTACCAGGTGCTCGGCAACCTGTTCCCCCTGTTCGCGGTCGCCCTGGTGGTCTACCTGCTCTGGCAGCCGCACCGTAGCGGCTTCCGGCGGATCGGCTTCGACCTCACCCGGCCCGCCCGCGACCTGGGCGGCGGGGCGTTGCTGTTCCTCGTGATCGGCATCCCCGGCATCCTCTTCTACGCCATCACCCGGCTGCTCGGGATCACCGTCGCCGTGCAGGCCTCCACACTGGACGCGCACTGGTGGACGGTGCCGGTGCTCGTCCTCGCCGCCCTTCGTGCCGCGCTGCAGGAGGAGGTCATCGTCGTCGGGTACCTCTTCACGCGGCTGCGTCAGCTCGGCTGGGGGACCTGGTCGATCATCCTGGGGGCCGCGGTGCTGCGCGGCAGCTATCACCTGTACCAGGGCTTCGGGCCGTTCGTCGGCAACGCGATCATGGGGACCGTCTTCGGCTGGTGCTACACGCGCTGGGGCCGCGTGATGCCGCTGGTCGTGGCCCACACGATCATCGACATCGTCTCGTTCGTCGGCTATCCCGTCGCCGTCGCCCTCTTCCCCCACATCTTCGCCTGA
- a CDS encoding PH domain-containing protein, which yields MPYVSPAEREVFVSRFNRVLAVLIWAAAAALTIGLLFSVHDARLLYIVPGALFAFVAWAMLWRPQLTVADEGITVVNVTRTVRIPWEALIAVDTKYALTLYTPGRKIPVWAAPAPGTGSTLRATRNETKGRIGRPRVEDSVRRPGDLLGTESGAAAEVVRRRWGMLQDAGAIDAGRADETPVTVRWHLAGLAVLVLLLAGTVAALLLA from the coding sequence ATGCCCTACGTCTCCCCCGCCGAACGCGAGGTTTTCGTGTCCCGGTTCAACCGGGTCCTTGCCGTTCTGATCTGGGCGGCCGCTGCCGCGCTGACCATCGGCCTGCTGTTCAGCGTCCACGACGCCCGGCTGCTCTACATCGTGCCCGGCGCGCTGTTCGCATTCGTCGCCTGGGCGATGCTCTGGCGTCCGCAGCTGACGGTCGCCGACGAGGGCATCACGGTCGTCAATGTCACCCGCACCGTCCGCATCCCGTGGGAGGCGCTGATCGCGGTCGACACCAAGTACGCCCTGACGCTGTACACCCCTGGCCGCAAGATCCCGGTGTGGGCCGCTCCCGCGCCCGGAACCGGCAGCACGCTCCGCGCCACCCGCAACGAGACGAAGGGCCGCATCGGCCGCCCGCGGGTCGAGGACAGCGTGCGCCGCCCCGGCGACCTGCTGGGCACCGAGTCGGGTGCGGCCGCCGAGGTCGTGCGCCGCCGCTGGGGCATGCTGCAGGACGCGGGGGCCATCGACGCCGGCCGTGCCGATGAGACGCCGGTCACGGTGCGCTGGCACCTCGCCGGACTCGCGGTGCTGGTGCTCCTGCTCGCGGGCACCGTCGCCGCGCTGCTCCTGGCCTGA
- a CDS encoding ABC transporter family substrate-binding protein, which translates to MHINGRKGRFAVSAVAVAGVAALALSACTTSGSTGTSSAAKGGTVTVAVVNDFTSFNSQTPQGNLDTNGQVGYLDGSYGTGFQYIDNNYKIVHDDKFGTFEKTSDDPLTVKYTLNKDDKWSDGEPVTADDMILAWAIASGHYDSAKFDSDGNVTSGTQYFQIAGSTAGIDSTDFPTVSNDNRTITLKYATPYVDWELVNPIAQPAHIVAKKAGLSSAADLTKLLKGLPKGDPANPAPADPTLKKAADFVNTGYDVTAFPTDKDLLVSSGAFVVSSWTPGQSLTMVPNKYYAGGLKPNVDKIVFRIIPDANAQVTALQNGEVDIINPQASADTISALKQTSAKILTGAQASYDHLDLNFGSQVFSDPKVREAFLKTIPRQQILDSIVTPVDSKAKVLNSQIFLPNQEQYAGTVKQNGSDKYDKVDIDGAKALLAGATPTVRILYNTNNPNRVDEFQSIQASASKAGFKIVDAGSPDWSKLLPGGDYDASLFGWISPGAGTSALPQIFASQGGGNYNRYTGTNDLALKSQTTLDKDELTKIEYQIDKQTFSDAYGLPLFQLPGVFGATNRVENVKYNGNQNGPFWNFWEWSVKSSSSK; encoded by the coding sequence TTGCACATCAACGGAAGAAAGGGCAGGTTCGCGGTCAGCGCGGTCGCCGTCGCCGGCGTCGCAGCACTCGCGCTGTCGGCCTGCACCACGTCCGGGAGCACCGGCACCTCGTCCGCTGCCAAGGGCGGCACCGTGACGGTGGCGGTCGTGAACGACTTCACCTCGTTCAACTCGCAGACGCCGCAGGGCAACCTGGACACCAACGGCCAGGTCGGCTACCTCGACGGCTCGTACGGAACCGGGTTCCAGTACATCGACAACAACTACAAGATCGTCCACGACGACAAGTTCGGCACGTTCGAGAAGACCTCGGACGACCCGCTGACGGTCAAGTACACCCTGAACAAGGACGACAAGTGGTCCGACGGTGAGCCCGTCACCGCCGATGACATGATCCTCGCCTGGGCCATCGCCTCCGGTCACTACGACTCGGCCAAGTTTGACAGCGACGGCAACGTGACCAGCGGAACCCAGTACTTCCAGATCGCGGGATCCACGGCCGGCATCGACTCGACGGACTTCCCGACGGTCAGCAACGACAACCGCACGATCACCCTCAAGTACGCCACCCCGTACGTCGACTGGGAGCTCGTCAACCCGATCGCGCAGCCCGCGCACATCGTCGCCAAGAAGGCGGGCCTCTCCTCGGCCGCCGACCTGACGAAGCTGCTCAAGGGCCTGCCGAAGGGCGACCCGGCGAACCCGGCCCCGGCCGACCCGACGCTGAAGAAGGCGGCTGACTTCGTCAACACCGGCTACGACGTCACCGCGTTCCCGACCGACAAGGACCTGCTGGTCTCCTCCGGCGCGTTCGTCGTCTCGTCGTGGACCCCGGGTCAGTCGCTGACGATGGTGCCGAACAAGTACTACGCGGGCGGCCTCAAGCCGAACGTGGACAAGATCGTGTTCCGCATCATCCCCGACGCGAACGCCCAGGTCACCGCTCTCCAGAACGGTGAGGTCGACATCATCAACCCGCAGGCGTCCGCCGACACGATCTCCGCGCTCAAGCAGACCAGCGCGAAGATCCTGACCGGTGCGCAGGCGTCGTACGACCACCTCGACCTGAACTTCGGTTCGCAGGTGTTCTCCGACCCGAAGGTCCGGGAGGCGTTCCTCAAGACCATCCCGCGCCAGCAGATCCTCGACTCGATCGTCACCCCGGTCGACTCGAAGGCCAAGGTCCTGAACTCGCAGATCTTCCTGCCGAACCAGGAGCAGTACGCGGGCACCGTCAAGCAGAACGGGTCGGACAAGTACGACAAGGTCGACATCGACGGCGCCAAGGCGCTCCTCGCCGGTGCCACCCCGACCGTGCGGATCCTGTACAACACGAACAACCCGAACCGTGTCGACGAGTTCCAGTCGATCCAGGCATCTGCGTCGAAGGCCGGCTTCAAGATCGTCGACGCCGGATCGCCCGACTGGAGCAAGCTGCTCCCGGGTGGCGACTACGACGCCTCGCTGTTCGGCTGGATCAGCCCGGGTGCAGGTACCTCTGCCCTTCCGCAGATCTTCGCCTCGCAGGGTGGCGGCAACTACAACCGCTACACCGGCACCAACGACCTGGCGCTCAAGTCGCAGACCACCCTGGACAAGGATGAGCTGACGAAGATCGAGTACCAGATCGACAAGCAGACGTTCTCCGACGCCTACGGCCTCCCGCTGTTCCAGCTGCCGGGTGTCTTCGGCGCGACGAACCGTGTCGAGAACGTGAAGTACAACGGAAACCAGAACGGTCCGTTCTGGAACTTCTGGGAGTGGTCGGTCAAGTCCTCCTCCTCCAAGTAA
- a CDS encoding ABC transporter permease: protein MSVNDTRIADELQAPSAPPVSQGKLVWKRFLSNKIAVASAILFILILLFSISAIGLGPIPGWWKYNFTELNDQVQQGSPTWEHPFGQDRIGKDYFALTMRGIQNSILVMVVLGLIASVVGVVVGAVAGYFRGVVDAILMRITDVFIVIPALVIGSVVGHAFGGLGAFFLALMLGFFSWMGIARLVRGEFLSLREREFVEAARVAGASDARIIFKHILPNAIGVVIVASTLIMASAILLETALSYLGYGIRPPDVSLGLLISSNQSAFQTRPWLFWWPGAFIVTLALLVNFVGDGLRDAFDPRHRRFNLRKMREEEPEEGEGDGRSPKTGAALAEDVL from the coding sequence ATGTCCGTCAACGACACACGTATCGCCGACGAGCTGCAGGCGCCGAGCGCCCCGCCCGTGAGCCAGGGCAAGCTCGTCTGGAAACGGTTCCTCTCCAACAAGATCGCCGTCGCCAGCGCGATCCTGTTCATCCTGATCCTGCTGTTCTCCATCTCGGCGATCGGCCTCGGCCCGATCCCCGGCTGGTGGAAGTACAACTTCACCGAGCTCAATGACCAGGTGCAGCAGGGATCGCCGACGTGGGAGCACCCGTTCGGTCAGGACCGCATCGGCAAGGACTACTTCGCGCTGACGATGCGCGGCATCCAGAACTCGATCCTCGTGATGGTCGTCCTCGGCCTGATCGCGAGCGTCGTGGGTGTCGTCGTCGGCGCCGTCGCGGGGTACTTCCGCGGCGTGGTCGACGCGATCCTCATGCGCATCACCGACGTCTTCATCGTCATCCCGGCGCTGGTGATCGGCTCGGTCGTGGGTCACGCGTTCGGCGGTCTCGGCGCGTTCTTCCTGGCGCTGATGCTCGGGTTCTTCTCGTGGATGGGCATCGCCCGTCTGGTGCGCGGCGAGTTCCTGTCGCTGCGCGAGCGGGAGTTCGTCGAGGCGGCGCGGGTCGCCGGCGCCTCCGACGCGCGCATCATCTTCAAGCACATCCTGCCGAACGCCATCGGTGTCGTCATCGTGGCCTCGACCCTGATCATGGCCTCGGCCATCCTGCTCGAGACCGCGTTGTCGTACCTCGGCTACGGCATCCGTCCGCCGGACGTCTCGCTCGGCCTCCTGATCAGCTCGAACCAGTCGGCGTTCCAGACCCGTCCGTGGCTGTTCTGGTGGCCCGGTGCGTTCATCGTGACGCTCGCGCTGCTCGTCAACTTCGTCGGAGACGGCCTGCGCGACGCGTTCGACCCGCGCCACCGCCGGTTCAACCTCCGCAAGATGCGCGAGGAGGAGCCGGAGGAGGGCGAAGGCGACGGCCGGAGCCCGAAGACCGGAGCGGCCCTCGCGGAGGACGTGCTGTGA
- a CDS encoding ABC transporter permease produces MASFILRRLLVSVLIIIAASFLMYMLVAYSADPLQDLRSSNSPNKTQLINARIQLLQLDVVPPLRWLLWLGGAAKCLIPFANACDLGSTVSNAKVVDILPQALGSTVQLVTFALILAILLGVTIGIVTALRQYSGLDNVVTFLSFFLYSLPAFLVAVLLKEFVAIGFNNFLAHPTIPWWVAVLIGVVAGLIWQSLIGGDRRRRLLTFVISGVATAGVLLLMSAMNWFLVPGLGPVVMIILIAATVIGVTALISGLQNRRALISAAIAGAVSLVCYFALQPLFTVSTVGTIVILAIVAIIVSLAIGWFVGGYDRGQNMRISVIVTIVSGFLIIVDRFMQAWPQYFQDTNGRPIATVGSSTPGLEGDMWVTGLDTFTHLVLPTIALLLISFASYTRYSRAGMLEVLNQDFIRTARAKGLPERTVVVRHAFRNMLIPITTLVAFDVGALLGGAVITERVFAIPGMGSLFNAGLQRGDLNPVMAYFLVIAAMAILFNFLADLAYAALDPRVRVR; encoded by the coding sequence ATGGCGAGTTTCATCCTGAGACGCCTTCTGGTCTCAGTGCTCATCATCATCGCCGCTTCGTTCCTGATGTACATGCTGGTGGCCTACAGCGCCGACCCGCTCCAGGACCTGCGAAGCAGCAACTCCCCGAATAAGACGCAGCTCATCAACGCGCGCATCCAGCTCCTGCAGCTCGACGTCGTGCCGCCGCTGCGCTGGCTGCTCTGGCTGGGCGGTGCGGCCAAGTGCCTCATCCCGTTCGCCAACGCCTGCGACCTGGGGTCCACCGTCTCCAACGCGAAGGTGGTCGACATCCTCCCGCAGGCCCTCGGGTCGACGGTGCAGCTGGTCACGTTCGCCCTCATCCTCGCGATCCTGCTCGGTGTCACCATCGGCATCGTCACCGCCCTGCGGCAGTACAGCGGACTCGACAACGTCGTCACGTTCCTCAGCTTCTTCCTGTACTCGCTGCCCGCGTTCCTCGTGGCGGTGCTGCTGAAGGAGTTCGTCGCGATCGGCTTCAACAACTTCCTCGCGCATCCGACGATCCCGTGGTGGGTGGCCGTGCTCATCGGTGTGGTCGCCGGCCTCATCTGGCAGTCGCTGATCGGCGGAGATCGGAGGCGGCGGCTGCTGACGTTCGTCATCTCCGGCGTCGCGACCGCGGGCGTCCTGCTGCTGATGTCGGCGATGAACTGGTTCCTCGTTCCGGGTCTCGGCCCGGTGGTGATGATCATCCTCATCGCCGCGACGGTCATCGGCGTGACCGCGCTGATCTCCGGCCTGCAGAACCGGCGGGCGCTCATCTCGGCGGCCATCGCGGGAGCGGTGAGCCTGGTCTGCTACTTCGCGCTGCAGCCGCTGTTCACCGTGTCGACGGTCGGCACGATCGTGATCCTCGCGATCGTGGCCATCATCGTGAGCCTCGCGATCGGCTGGTTCGTCGGAGGCTACGACCGCGGCCAGAACATGCGGATCTCGGTGATCGTCACGATCGTCTCCGGCTTCCTGATCATCGTCGACCGCTTCATGCAGGCCTGGCCGCAGTACTTCCAGGACACCAACGGCCGCCCGATCGCGACCGTCGGCTCCTCGACCCCCGGCCTCGAGGGCGACATGTGGGTGACCGGACTCGACACGTTCACGCACCTCGTGCTTCCGACGATCGCCCTGCTGCTCATCTCGTTCGCGTCGTACACCCGCTATTCGCGGGCCGGGATGCTCGAGGTGCTCAACCAGGACTTCATCCGCACCGCGCGCGCCAAGGGCCTGCCGGAGCGGACGGTGGTCGTGCGGCACGCGTTCCGCAACATGCTCATCCCGATCACGACGCTCGTCGCGTTCGACGTGGGAGCGCTGCTCGGTGGTGCCGTCATCACGGAGCGCGTGTTCGCGATCCCCGGCATGGGCTCCCTGTTCAACGCGGGACTTCAGCGCGGCGACCTCAACCCCGTCATGGCCTACTTCCTCGTGATCGCGGCCATGGCCATCCTGTTCAACTTCCTGGCAGACCTCGCGTACGCCGCACTCGACCCGAGAGTGAGGGTCCGATAA
- the typA gene encoding translational GTPase TypA, whose amino-acid sequence MSENAVARRDDLRNVAIVAHVDHGKTTLVDAMLKQTNSFDAHAHVEERAMDSNELEREKGITILAKNTAISYKGKHAPNGPITINVIDTPGHADFGGEVERGLSMVDGVVLLVDASEGPLPQTRFVLRKALEAKLPVILAVNKTDRGDARIDEVVGESQDLLLGLASDLSDDVPDLDLDAILDVPVVYASGRAGAASRNKPANGELPDNDDLEPLFEAILEHIPAPSYDPEAPLQAHVTNLDASPFLGRLALLRIFNGTLKKGQTVAWVRHDGDVHNVRVTELLMTKALDRYPAESAGPGDIVAVAGFADIMIGDTLADPDDVRPLPAIHVDEPAISMTIGTNTSPLVGKVKGHKLTARMVKDRLDRELVGNVSLRVLDIGRPDAWEVQGRGELALAILVEQMRREGYELTVGKPQVVTKKVDGKTFEPYEHLTIDAPEEYLGAITQLLAARKGRMENMANHGTGWVRMEFIVPSRGLIGFRTEFLTTTRGTGIANAISHGYDEWAGHIVTRSNGSIVADRAGVVTPFAIIALQERMTFFVNPTEEVYEGMVIGENSRADDMDVNITKEKKLTNMRSSTADTFESMTPSRQLTLEESLEFARDDECVEVTPEAVRIRKVELDATARGRAAARLKRQDAAAV is encoded by the coding sequence ATGTCCGAGAACGCCGTCGCCCGCCGCGATGATCTGCGCAATGTCGCGATCGTCGCCCACGTCGACCACGGCAAGACCACGCTGGTCGACGCCATGCTCAAGCAGACGAACTCCTTCGACGCGCACGCGCACGTCGAGGAGCGCGCGATGGACTCGAACGAGCTCGAGCGCGAGAAGGGCATCACCATCCTCGCCAAGAACACGGCGATCTCGTACAAGGGAAAGCACGCCCCGAACGGCCCGATCACCATCAACGTGATCGACACCCCCGGCCACGCCGACTTCGGCGGAGAGGTCGAGCGCGGCCTCTCCATGGTCGACGGCGTCGTGCTGCTGGTGGATGCGTCCGAGGGCCCGCTGCCCCAGACCCGCTTCGTGCTGCGCAAGGCGCTCGAGGCGAAGCTCCCCGTCATCCTCGCGGTGAACAAGACCGACCGCGGCGACGCCCGCATCGACGAGGTCGTCGGCGAGAGCCAGGACCTCCTCCTCGGCCTCGCGAGCGACCTGTCGGACGACGTCCCCGACCTCGACCTGGACGCGATCCTCGACGTCCCCGTCGTGTACGCCTCCGGCCGCGCCGGCGCCGCGAGCCGCAACAAGCCCGCGAACGGCGAGCTGCCGGACAACGACGACCTCGAGCCGCTGTTCGAGGCGATCCTCGAGCACATCCCGGCCCCGAGCTACGATCCCGAGGCGCCGCTGCAGGCGCACGTGACCAACCTCGACGCATCGCCGTTCCTCGGCCGTCTCGCGCTGCTCCGCATCTTCAACGGCACCCTCAAGAAGGGCCAGACGGTCGCGTGGGTCCGTCATGACGGCGACGTGCACAACGTCCGCGTGACCGAGCTGCTGATGACGAAGGCCCTCGACCGCTACCCGGCCGAGTCCGCCGGCCCCGGCGACATCGTCGCCGTCGCCGGGTTCGCCGACATCATGATCGGCGACACTCTGGCCGACCCGGACGACGTGCGTCCGCTCCCCGCGATCCACGTCGACGAGCCCGCGATCTCGATGACGATCGGCACCAACACCTCGCCGCTGGTCGGCAAGGTGAAGGGCCACAAGCTCACTGCGCGCATGGTGAAGGACCGCCTCGACCGCGAGCTGGTCGGAAACGTCTCGCTGCGCGTCCTCGACATCGGCCGCCCCGACGCGTGGGAGGTGCAGGGCCGCGGCGAGCTGGCCCTGGCCATCCTCGTCGAGCAGATGCGCCGCGAGGGCTACGAGCTGACCGTCGGCAAGCCGCAGGTGGTCACCAAGAAGGTCGACGGCAAGACCTTCGAGCCGTACGAGCACCTGACCATCGACGCCCCCGAGGAGTACCTGGGCGCGATCACGCAGCTGCTCGCCGCCCGCAAGGGCCGCATGGAGAACATGGCGAACCACGGCACCGGCTGGGTGCGCATGGAGTTCATCGTCCCGTCGCGCGGCCTGATCGGCTTCCGCACCGAGTTCCTCACCACCACCCGCGGCACCGGCATCGCGAACGCGATCTCGCACGGCTACGACGAGTGGGCCGGTCACATCGTCACCCGCAGCAACGGCTCGATCGTGGCCGACCGCGCGGGCGTCGTGACGCCGTTCGCCATCATCGCGCTCCAGGAGCGCATGACGTTCTTCGTGAACCCCACGGAGGAGGTCTACGAGGGCATGGTCATCGGCGAGAACTCGCGCGCGGACGACATGGACGTGAACATCACCAAGGAGAAGAAGCTCACCAACATGCGCTCCTCCACGGCCGACACGTTCGAGTCGATGACGCCGTCCCGTCAGCTGACGCTGGAGGAGTCCCTGGAGTTCGCCCGCGACGACGAGTGCGTCGAGGTGACCCCGGAGGCCGTCCGCATCCGCAAGGTCGAGCTGGATGCGACCGCCCGCGGTCGCGCCGCCGCCCGCCTCAAGCGCCAGGACGCCGCCGCCGTCTGA